In Lycium ferocissimum isolate CSIRO_LF1 chromosome 11, AGI_CSIRO_Lferr_CH_V1, whole genome shotgun sequence, a single genomic region encodes these proteins:
- the LOC132035802 gene encoding cytochrome P450 724B1-like, with translation MGEEGSLLIIVTTLVIGFVIGIILNHFWPLFFKINNNGSTTLVIPKGTFGWPLLGETLSFLKPHPSNSIGAFLQQHCSRYGKVFKSHLFFSPTVVSCDQDLNYFILQNEDKLFQCSYPKPIHGILGKVSLLVAVGDTHKRLRNVSLSLISTIKSNPEFINDVERSALQILQSWKDKEQVIFWEESRKFSFNVIVKQVLGLTPDDPRSATILQDFLAFMRGLISLPLYIPGTPYARAVQARSRISSNIKAIIEDRRRKHAGGDSKRNDFLEILLCVDTLSEDEKVSFVLDSLLGGYETTSLLMAMVVFFVGQSQKALDQLKQEHDNIRSTKEKEELLNWEDYKKMDFTQKVINEALRYGNVVKFVHRKALKDVNFRDYVIPAGWKVLPVFSAVHLDPSVHANALQFNPWRWESDEQICKKLTPFGGGSRCCPGFELAKVEVAFFLHHLVQKYRWDVEEGEQPIAYPYVEFKNGLTIRLHQNST, from the exons ATGGGTGAAGAAGGTAGCCTTTTGATAATTGTGACCACACTAGTTATTGGTTTTGTAATTGGCATCATTTTGAACCATTTTTGGCCTTTGTTCTTCAAGATTAATAATAATGGTAGTACTACTCTTGTAATTCCCAAGGGCACTTTTGGATGGCCTTTACTTGGTGAAACCCTTTCCTTTTTGAAGCCTCATCCTTCTAATTCTATTGGTGCTTTCCTTCAACAACACTGTTCTAG gTATGGGAAAGTGTTCAAATCCCATTTGTTTTTCTCCCCAACAGTGGTATCTTGTGACCAAGACCTTAATTACTTCATACTACAGAATGAAGATAAGTTATTTCAGTGTAGTTACCCAAAGCCTATACATGGTATTCTTGGAAAAGTTTCACTGCTTGTGGCTGTTGGTGACACACACAAAAGGCTTAGGAACGTTTCATTATCACTAATCAGCACCATCAAGTCAAATCCTGAGTTTATTAATGATGTGGAAAGATCAGCCCTTCAGATTCTTCAATCTTGGAAAGATAAAGAACAAGTCATCTTCTGGGAGGAGTCAAGAAAG TTTTCATTTAATGTGATAGTGAAGCAAGTTCTTGGATTAACTCCGGATGATCCACGAAGTGCAACAATTCTTCAAGATTTTCTTGCATTCATGAGAGGCCTAATTTCTTTACCACTCTACATACCTGGAACTCCATATGCAAGAGCTGTGCAG GCTAGAAGCAGAATATCTTCTAATATCAAAGCAATTATAGAGGatagaagaagaaaacatgcTGGTGGTGATAGTAAAAGGAATGATTTTCTAGAGATACTTCTTTGTGTTGATACCTTATCTGAAGATGAAAAAGTTAGCTTTGTTCTTGATTCCCTACTTGGTGGTTATGAGACCACTTCCCTTCTTATGGCTATGGTTGTATTTTTTGTTGGTCAATCACAAAAGGCTCTTGATCAACTTAAG CAAGAGCATGATAACATACGAAGCACGAAGGAAAAGGAGGAGCTTTTGAATTGGGAAGATTACAAGAAGATGGACTTCACTCAAAAG GTCATAAATGAAGCTCTCAGATATGGGAATGTTGTCAAATTCGTGCACCGAAAGGCCCTTAAAGACGTCAATTTTAGAG ATTATGTGATTCCAGCAGGTTGGAAGGTCCTACCAGTATTTAGTGCAGTTCATTTGGACCCATCAGTACATGCCAATGCCCTCCAGTTTAATCCTTGGAGATGGGAG AGTGATGAGCAAATATGCAAGAAATTGACTCCTTTTGGGGGAGGGTCGAGGTGTTGCCCTGGATTTGAACTTGCAAAGGTTGAAGTAGCATTCTTCCTCCACCACCTTGTACAAAAGTACCG